One genomic window of Actinoplanes lobatus includes the following:
- a CDS encoding ATP-binding protein: protein MDDETELRARLAGADSVVAGLVLAAFHGDEELDATLATGTAPQPLTRDGDAEPGEMESPDVFLESIEVAGFRGVGRAATLELRPRPGLTLVIGRNGSGKSSFAEAAELALTDDSMRWAGRPVVFREGWRNLHHDGDTEIAVRLRLGGDHPPVTIRRHWDAAAKNPEDAARQPVVAPAWLGKVGLYRPFLSARDLERVITAKPAELYDALAPILGLGPLAAADTRLQARRKEREDRVKAVKAGFSQLKVQLAEVDDDRAGQALKALGSRAGTADLTTLTRLAAGDGEGTDAALAAVARRLLDDDLPDLASTLDSLVVAQEDANRLGGSESVTAGRTADLLRRALDHHAAEGDQRCPVCRTGNLDAVWRAEAEAAAVRLEAAAAESRSATGRVEAARRAVEENLALVRRELSRAGNALAGVLPEPVERLREVLSELPGTAAGVAAVRVAWERVVTAYAELVEAVTRWLVRRQNVWQEPAAALRRWLAAAEVVQTEARELSRLVAARAALGAALDGIRSERLAAFVGQSEHIWRRLRQESNVELREMRMEGANTQRRVRFPVTVDGSEANALAVMSQGELHALGLSVFLPRAAAEASPYRFVIVDDPVQSMDPAKVDGLAEVLGEIAKNRQVVVFTHDDRLPEAIRRLGLEATVWEVSRRARSVVDLRMADDPADRYLADAFALAAAQSLPEDARYPVVAGFCRSALEAASMDAYRARRYREGATHRQVERKLAAANTAHQRLTLTLLGDLKRGDELYPYLDQTYGSWAADTLRAVAEGAHGTRRASMTTLVKNTSDLVERLR, encoded by the coding sequence ATGGATGACGAGACCGAACTGAGAGCACGGTTGGCGGGCGCCGATTCGGTGGTGGCAGGCCTGGTCCTGGCAGCCTTCCACGGCGACGAGGAACTGGACGCGACGCTGGCCACCGGAACGGCCCCGCAACCGCTGACGAGGGACGGCGACGCCGAACCCGGTGAGATGGAATCGCCGGACGTCTTCCTGGAGTCGATCGAGGTCGCAGGCTTCCGTGGGGTCGGCCGGGCGGCAACCCTGGAACTGCGGCCACGGCCGGGCCTGACCCTGGTGATCGGGCGCAATGGTTCCGGCAAGTCGAGTTTCGCCGAGGCGGCCGAGTTGGCGCTGACCGACGACTCGATGCGCTGGGCCGGCCGCCCGGTGGTGTTCCGGGAAGGTTGGCGCAACCTGCACCACGACGGCGACACCGAGATCGCGGTTCGGCTGCGCCTCGGCGGTGACCACCCGCCGGTGACCATCCGCCGGCACTGGGATGCTGCGGCGAAGAACCCGGAGGATGCCGCCCGACAGCCCGTGGTGGCGCCGGCCTGGCTCGGAAAGGTCGGCCTGTACCGGCCGTTTCTCTCGGCCCGGGACCTGGAGCGGGTGATCACCGCGAAGCCGGCCGAGCTCTACGACGCGCTCGCTCCGATTCTCGGCTTGGGTCCGTTGGCCGCCGCCGACACCCGGCTGCAGGCACGCCGCAAGGAGCGCGAGGACCGCGTGAAGGCGGTCAAGGCCGGTTTCAGCCAGCTGAAGGTCCAGCTCGCCGAGGTCGATGACGACCGTGCAGGGCAGGCGCTCAAGGCGCTTGGCAGCCGGGCCGGCACGGCCGATCTGACCACGTTGACGCGGCTGGCGGCCGGTGACGGTGAGGGCACCGACGCGGCGCTTGCGGCCGTCGCACGCCGGTTGCTCGACGACGACCTGCCGGATCTGGCGTCCACGCTGGACTCACTGGTAGTGGCGCAGGAGGACGCGAACCGGCTCGGCGGCAGCGAGTCGGTGACGGCCGGACGTACCGCGGATCTGTTGCGCAGGGCGCTCGACCACCACGCGGCTGAAGGGGATCAGCGGTGCCCGGTGTGCCGTACCGGAAATCTAGATGCGGTGTGGCGGGCCGAAGCGGAGGCGGCGGCCGTGCGGCTGGAGGCCGCCGCCGCGGAGTCGCGGTCGGCGACCGGCCGGGTCGAGGCCGCTCGGCGGGCGGTTGAGGAAAACCTCGCGCTGGTACGCCGGGAGCTCAGCCGGGCCGGGAACGCGCTGGCCGGCGTGTTGCCGGAGCCGGTCGAACGGCTGCGCGAAGTACTGTCGGAGCTGCCCGGGACGGCCGCAGGGGTGGCGGCCGTACGGGTGGCCTGGGAACGTGTCGTGACGGCCTACGCGGAACTGGTCGAGGCCGTCACCCGCTGGCTGGTCCGACGGCAGAACGTCTGGCAGGAGCCGGCCGCGGCGCTGCGCCGGTGGTTGGCCGCCGCCGAGGTGGTTCAGACCGAGGCGAGGGAACTGAGTCGGCTGGTGGCGGCACGGGCCGCGCTCGGCGCCGCACTCGACGGGATCCGCAGTGAGCGGCTGGCGGCGTTCGTCGGGCAGTCGGAGCACATCTGGCGGCGGCTGCGCCAGGAAAGCAACGTCGAACTACGCGAGATGCGGATGGAGGGGGCCAACACCCAACGGCGGGTGCGGTTCCCAGTGACCGTCGACGGCTCCGAGGCGAACGCGCTGGCCGTGATGAGCCAAGGCGAGCTGCATGCCCTCGGCCTGTCGGTGTTCCTGCCGCGGGCGGCGGCCGAGGCCAGCCCGTACCGGTTCGTGATCGTCGACGACCCGGTCCAGAGTATGGACCCGGCGAAGGTGGACGGTCTGGCCGAGGTACTCGGCGAGATCGCGAAGAACCGGCAGGTCGTGGTGTTCACCCACGACGATCGGCTGCCGGAGGCGATCCGGCGACTCGGGCTGGAAGCGACGGTCTGGGAGGTGAGCCGACGGGCCCGATCGGTGGTCGACTTGCGGATGGCCGACGACCCGGCCGACCGGTACCTGGCCGACGCGTTCGCCCTGGCCGCAGCACAGTCCCTGCCGGAAGACGCGCGGTATCCGGTGGTGGCCGGCTTCTGCCGGTCGGCGCTGGAGGCGGCGTCCATGGACGCCTACCGGGCACGTCGTTACCGGGAGGGCGCTACACACCGGCAGGTGGAGCGGAAGCTGGCGGCAGCGAACACCGCGCATCAGCGGCTCACCCTGACGCTGCTCGGCGATCTCAAACGAGGCGATGAACTCTATCCATACCTCGACCAGACATACGGTAGTTGGGCCGCCGATACGTTGCGCGCGGTGGCCGAGGGCGCGCACGGCACCCGGCGCGCCAGCATGACGACGCTGGTGAAGAACACCTCCGACCTGGTGGAGAGGCTCCGATGA
- a CDS encoding N-6 DNA methylase yields the protein MRRTARVTAADIARIAGVGRAAVSNWRKRYETFPAPVGGTATSPQFDLEQVERWMVANEKLHAVPEEDLFWRNLLAAESEPAEALALVGEHLSGKRPLPFPSLRPDLDALADRLGKSGSEGVFQQLWRRFAEQAGPRLVITPEPLAATMINLAAVNGGTILDPACGTGQVLHTAARAGAAQVYGQDIDAALARLAQLSLTVNELPGEIRAGDSLRHDSFPELTVDAVVAHPPFGLSNWGQEELGADHRWEFGVPPRTEPELAWVQHAYAHLKPGGRAVLLLPPSAAGRRAGRRIRADLLRRGALRAVVALPLRLTPSYAVNLQLWVLQRPSRTPQPHVLLADAAALGADTSGDKEILGRVETAVSRFLDTGDPTDPSFAYVVPIIDLLDDEVDLTPTRHAPAGTAGVDIARELHTVHKMLADLGTALPKSLPVLPTSAEAAAPPTVSVTDLARGGALEILGPIRDTGEGDFVADVPVLTAKDVVLGNSASGGTDERILQRIPLRDGDIVVPLVARQMVARLITEPGTAVLGRNLYLLRPNPDVLDPWFLLGHLRTGSNERLTGSSSSGLRIDARKAQIPRIPIAEQRRHGVVFRGLHDFNDLAQQVASLAADMARLTAEGLTSGRLRPTEEN from the coding sequence GTGCGACGGACAGCGAGAGTCACCGCGGCCGACATCGCCCGCATCGCGGGAGTCGGCCGCGCCGCAGTAAGCAACTGGCGGAAGCGGTACGAAACGTTTCCGGCCCCGGTCGGCGGCACCGCCACCAGCCCTCAGTTCGACCTGGAGCAGGTCGAGCGGTGGATGGTCGCGAACGAGAAGCTCCATGCTGTGCCCGAGGAGGACCTCTTCTGGCGCAATCTGCTGGCCGCCGAATCGGAGCCAGCTGAGGCGCTCGCACTCGTCGGCGAACATCTGAGCGGTAAGCGCCCGCTACCGTTCCCCAGCCTCCGGCCGGACCTCGACGCCCTGGCCGACCGGCTGGGCAAGAGCGGCTCCGAGGGCGTCTTCCAGCAGTTGTGGCGGCGCTTCGCCGAACAGGCCGGACCCCGACTTGTCATCACGCCGGAGCCACTGGCCGCCACAATGATCAACCTGGCCGCGGTGAATGGCGGCACGATCCTCGACCCGGCCTGCGGCACCGGCCAGGTGCTTCACACCGCGGCCCGGGCCGGTGCCGCGCAGGTCTACGGGCAGGACATCGATGCGGCCCTCGCTCGCCTGGCCCAGCTGTCCCTGACGGTCAACGAACTGCCCGGCGAGATCCGGGCCGGCGACTCGTTGCGGCACGACTCCTTCCCGGAGCTGACGGTCGACGCGGTCGTCGCGCACCCGCCGTTCGGCCTCAGCAACTGGGGGCAGGAGGAACTCGGTGCCGACCACCGCTGGGAGTTCGGCGTCCCGCCGCGCACCGAACCCGAACTGGCCTGGGTCCAGCACGCCTACGCCCACCTCAAACCGGGTGGCCGGGCCGTGCTACTACTGCCACCCTCGGCCGCAGGTCGCCGCGCGGGCCGCCGTATCCGCGCCGACCTGCTGCGCCGAGGCGCTCTCCGGGCGGTCGTCGCCCTGCCGCTGCGGCTCACCCCCTCGTACGCGGTCAACCTGCAGCTATGGGTCCTGCAGCGCCCGAGCCGGACCCCGCAACCCCACGTTCTCCTGGCCGATGCAGCGGCGCTGGGCGCGGACACGAGCGGCGACAAAGAGATTCTCGGCCGGGTGGAGACCGCGGTCTCCCGGTTCCTGGACACCGGCGACCCGACAGACCCGTCGTTCGCCTACGTGGTCCCCATCATCGATCTTCTGGACGATGAGGTCGATCTGACCCCCACCCGGCACGCACCGGCCGGGACGGCGGGCGTCGACATCGCCCGCGAGCTGCACACCGTGCACAAGATGCTGGCAGACCTCGGCACCGCATTGCCGAAGAGCCTTCCGGTCCTGCCTACGTCGGCGGAGGCAGCCGCCCCGCCCACCGTCTCGGTAACCGATCTGGCCCGTGGCGGAGCCCTAGAGATCCTCGGCCCGATCCGCGACACCGGTGAGGGTGACTTCGTCGCCGACGTCCCGGTGCTGACCGCTAAGGATGTGGTGCTCGGGAACAGCGCCTCGGGCGGGACCGACGAGCGGATCCTGCAACGGATACCGCTGCGCGACGGCGACATCGTGGTGCCGCTCGTGGCCCGCCAGATGGTGGCCCGCCTGATCACTGAACCGGGCACGGCTGTCCTTGGCCGCAACCTATACCTGTTGCGCCCAAACCCGGATGTTCTCGACCCGTGGTTCCTTCTCGGCCACCTGCGGACCGGCTCCAACGAGCGGTTGACCGGCAGCTCGTCCAGCGGTCTGCGGATCGACGCACGCAAGGCCCAGATACCCCGGATCCCGATCGCGGAGCAGCGCCGGCACGGCGTGGTGTTCCGCGGACTGCACGACTTCAACGATCTCGCGCAGCAGGTCGCGTCACTTGCTGCCGATATGGCCCGGCTGACGGCGGAGGGTCTGACCTCCGGCAGACTGCGCCCCACCGAAGAGAACTGA